One Microtus pennsylvanicus isolate mMicPen1 chromosome 3, mMicPen1.hap1, whole genome shotgun sequence DNA window includes the following coding sequences:
- the Izumo1r gene encoding sperm-egg fusion protein Juno isoform X1, translating into MAQWWQILLGLWAVMPTSSGDKPVNICMNAKHHKQEPGPEDKLYLECAPWKDNACCTLTTSWEAHLDESLLFNFSMMHCGLLTPMCHKHFIQAICFHECSPNLGPWIQLISPALSSCTQVAPNRPEERVWGVPLCREDCEEWWKDCSSSYTCKSNWRSGWDWSQGKNRCPVQAPCRPFSDVFPTPTDLCEKIWSNAFKASSEHRNSGRCLQKWFEPTQGNPNVEVALHFASSASARELSYSLSAFSLYLLLHS; encoded by the exons ATGGCACAATGGTGGCAGATTCTCTTGGGATTGTGGGCGGTCATGCCCACCTCATCAGGGGACAAGCCAGTCAACATCTGCATGAATGCCAAGCACCACAAACAAGAGCCTGGCCCAGAAGACAAGCTCTACTTGGAG TGCGCTCCCTGGAAGGACAATGCCTGCTGCACGCTCACCACAAGCTGGGAAGCCCACCTGGATGAGTCCTTGCTCTTTAACTTCAGCATGATGCACTGTGGACTGCTAACCCCCATGTGTCATAAGCACTTCATCCAGGCCATCTGCTTTCATGAGTGTTCCCCCAACCTGGGGCCTTGGATCCAGCTG ATATCTCCCGCTCTCTCTTCCTGCACCCAGGTGGCCCCGAACAGGCCAGAAGAACGGGTTTGGGGCGTGCCACTGTGCCGGGAGGATTGTGAGGAGTGGTGGAAAGACTGCAGCTCATCTTACACTTGCAAATCCAACTGGCGTAGTGGCTGGGACTGGAGTCAGG GGAAAAACCGCTGCCCGGTACAGGCGCCCTGCCGCCCTTTCTCAGATgtattccccacccccactgatCTGTGTGAGAAGATCTGGAGCAACGCATTCAAGGCCAGTTCTGAGCACAGGAATAGCGGCCGGTGTCTGCAGAAGTGGTTTGAGCCCACCCAGGGCAACCCTAACGTGGAAGTGGCCCTCCACTTTGCCAGCTCTGCCTCAGCCCGGGAGCTGTCTTACAGCCTCTCAGCCTTCTCTCTCTACCTGCTGCTCCATTCCTGA
- the Izumo1r gene encoding sperm-egg fusion protein Juno isoform X2, whose protein sequence is MAQWWQILLGLWAVMPTSSGDKPVNICMNAKHHKQEPGPEDKLYLECAPWKDNACCTLTTSWEAHLDESLLFNFSMMHCGLLTPMCHKHFIQAICFHECSPNLGPWIQLVAPNRPEERVWGVPLCREDCEEWWKDCSSSYTCKSNWRSGWDWSQGKNRCPVQAPCRPFSDVFPTPTDLCEKIWSNAFKASSEHRNSGRCLQKWFEPTQGNPNVEVALHFASSASARELSYSLSAFSLYLLLHS, encoded by the exons ATGGCACAATGGTGGCAGATTCTCTTGGGATTGTGGGCGGTCATGCCCACCTCATCAGGGGACAAGCCAGTCAACATCTGCATGAATGCCAAGCACCACAAACAAGAGCCTGGCCCAGAAGACAAGCTCTACTTGGAG TGCGCTCCCTGGAAGGACAATGCCTGCTGCACGCTCACCACAAGCTGGGAAGCCCACCTGGATGAGTCCTTGCTCTTTAACTTCAGCATGATGCACTGTGGACTGCTAACCCCCATGTGTCATAAGCACTTCATCCAGGCCATCTGCTTTCATGAGTGTTCCCCCAACCTGGGGCCTTGGATCCAGCTG GTGGCCCCGAACAGGCCAGAAGAACGGGTTTGGGGCGTGCCACTGTGCCGGGAGGATTGTGAGGAGTGGTGGAAAGACTGCAGCTCATCTTACACTTGCAAATCCAACTGGCGTAGTGGCTGGGACTGGAGTCAGG GGAAAAACCGCTGCCCGGTACAGGCGCCCTGCCGCCCTTTCTCAGATgtattccccacccccactgatCTGTGTGAGAAGATCTGGAGCAACGCATTCAAGGCCAGTTCTGAGCACAGGAATAGCGGCCGGTGTCTGCAGAAGTGGTTTGAGCCCACCCAGGGCAACCCTAACGTGGAAGTGGCCCTCCACTTTGCCAGCTCTGCCTCAGCCCGGGAGCTGTCTTACAGCCTCTCAGCCTTCTCTCTCTACCTGCTGCTCCATTCCTGA